A single Phytohabitans houttuyneae DNA region contains:
- a CDS encoding histidine kinase produces the protein MVRPPFWVEVVLATVAGAVAFVLAALACTAARDRLPGAAVALLLLLAVLAVARFAGILYALPVGVVSVQAFDWYYLPPLRVLDAATVFVLALFLAVSVIVGGFATRAARRAVAAQRAHGLLAGEQAALRRVATLVARGVPPAEVFAAVAEEVRQVLGAEAAAVVRHEPGGAATVVAVRGSAWDGAGPAVEAPITVDGRTWGAARVRLPAAPDRGAEDRIAHFTDLVATAISNADARTALTASRARLVTSADVARRRLERDLHDGVQQRLVTLALSVRAAESDPDAPVSAIQDDLSRIVDGLNETLDELRTIARGLHPAILSEAGLGPAVRTLARRSPIPVALDVDMATRPDPAIEAAAYYVVAELLANVAKHAKATTVAVRIKLRDGHLDLRVIDDGAGGADPGRGSGLVGLDDRVEALGGRMLVASPPGQGTDVSVRLPALSPVAAAVEP, from the coding sequence ATGGTGAGGCCCCCGTTCTGGGTCGAGGTGGTCCTGGCGACGGTCGCCGGGGCCGTGGCTTTCGTGCTGGCCGCGCTGGCCTGCACGGCCGCCCGCGACCGGCTGCCCGGCGCCGCCGTGGCGCTGCTGCTCCTGCTCGCCGTGCTGGCGGTGGCGCGCTTCGCCGGCATCCTCTACGCGCTGCCGGTCGGCGTCGTGAGCGTGCAGGCGTTCGACTGGTACTACCTGCCGCCCCTGCGCGTCCTCGACGCCGCGACAGTGTTCGTGCTCGCCCTGTTCCTGGCCGTATCGGTGATCGTCGGCGGGTTCGCCACCCGCGCCGCGCGGCGGGCGGTGGCGGCGCAGCGGGCGCACGGCCTGCTCGCCGGTGAGCAGGCCGCGCTGCGCCGGGTGGCCACCCTCGTCGCGCGGGGCGTGCCGCCGGCCGAGGTCTTCGCGGCGGTGGCGGAGGAGGTCAGGCAGGTGCTGGGCGCCGAGGCGGCCGCGGTGGTGCGCCACGAGCCGGGCGGCGCGGCCACCGTCGTCGCCGTCCGCGGCTCGGCCTGGGACGGCGCCGGTCCCGCGGTCGAGGCGCCGATCACGGTGGACGGCCGCACGTGGGGAGCGGCCCGCGTACGCCTGCCGGCCGCGCCCGACCGTGGCGCCGAGGACCGCATCGCGCACTTCACCGACCTCGTCGCCACCGCCATCTCCAACGCGGACGCGCGCACGGCCCTCACCGCCTCCCGCGCCCGCCTCGTCACCTCGGCCGACGTGGCGCGGCGGCGGCTGGAGCGGGACCTGCACGACGGCGTACAGCAGCGCCTCGTCACGCTGGCACTGTCCGTGCGCGCCGCCGAGTCCGACCCGGACGCGCCGGTCAGCGCGATCCAGGACGACCTGTCGCGGATCGTGGACGGCCTCAACGAGACACTCGACGAGCTGCGGACCATCGCCCGCGGCCTGCACCCGGCGATCCTGTCGGAGGCCGGCCTGGGCCCGGCCGTCCGCACGCTGGCCCGCCGCTCGCCGATTCCGGTAGCGCTCGACGTCGACATGGCCACCCGCCCGGACCCGGCGATCGAGGCGGCGGCCTACTACGTGGTCGCGGAGCTGCTGGCCAACGTCGCCAAGCACGCCAAGGCCACAACGGTCGCCGTCCGCATCAAGCTGCGCGACGGCCACCTCGACCTGCGCGTCATCGACGACGGCGCGGGCGGCGCCGACCCGGGCCGCGGCTCCGGCCTGGTCGGCCTGGACGACCGGGTCGAGGCACTCGGCGGCCGCATGCTCGTGGCCAGCCCGCCGGGGCAGGGCACCGACGTGTCGGTCCGGCTGCCGGCCCTCTCCCCGGTGGCCGCCGCCGTCGAGCCCTGA
- a CDS encoding ABC transporter permease yields MTAAWRVAVAEALKQHRRIFGTKLVVFSMLVWPVLTLATTYYTILPVTSAPGAAARWPLVSDPQRLAAFLAAGALAYTFFFSLVQSAWHFSFERVSGTLEALFLTPASRLALVVANGSGALVQNAWLFGAFAVAAAAASGTLHVAHPGMYLVALAALLVPAVAWGAFLNSLLMFSRDSAFLYTLLDDPLWFVAGVRLPLFALPLWVKAIGLAFPLTTSLAVLRGALLDAHGVRDLGGELALLAGLSVALFALTAVTLRVGERHAQRTGSLQLF; encoded by the coding sequence GTGACGGCCGCGTGGCGGGTCGCCGTGGCGGAGGCCCTCAAGCAACACCGCCGCATCTTCGGTACCAAGCTCGTCGTCTTCTCGATGCTGGTGTGGCCGGTGCTCACGCTCGCCACGACGTACTACACGATCCTGCCGGTGACCTCCGCTCCCGGCGCCGCCGCGCGCTGGCCCCTGGTGAGCGACCCGCAGCGGCTGGCGGCGTTCCTGGCCGCGGGCGCGCTGGCGTACACGTTCTTCTTCTCGCTCGTCCAGTCGGCGTGGCACTTCTCGTTCGAGCGGGTGAGCGGGACGCTGGAGGCGCTGTTCCTCACACCGGCCAGCCGGCTGGCCCTGGTGGTCGCCAACGGCTCCGGCGCGCTCGTCCAGAACGCCTGGCTCTTCGGCGCCTTCGCCGTCGCGGCCGCCGCCGCGAGCGGCACGCTGCACGTGGCCCATCCCGGCATGTACCTCGTGGCGCTCGCCGCGCTGCTGGTGCCGGCCGTCGCGTGGGGCGCGTTCCTGAACAGCCTGCTGATGTTCTCCCGCGACTCCGCTTTCCTCTACACGCTGCTGGACGATCCACTGTGGTTCGTGGCCGGCGTGCGGCTGCCCCTGTTCGCGCTGCCACTGTGGGTCAAGGCGATCGGGCTCGCCTTCCCGCTCACCACGAGCCTCGCGGTACTGCGCGGCGCGCTCCTGGACGCCCACGGCGTCCGCGACCTCGGCGGCGAGCTGGCACTGCTGGCGGGGCTGTCGGTGGCGCTGTTCGCACTGACGGCGGTGACGCTGCGGGTGGGCGAGCGGCACGCCCAGAGGACCGGGTCGCTCCAGCTCTTCTAG
- a CDS encoding ABC transporter ATP-binding protein produces the protein MNAGIVTDRLTKTFPPPSRLFRRRGPAGPPAVDGLSLSIPPGAVTGLLGLNGAGKTTTIKMLATLLRPTSGSATVDGLDVVRDAREVRRRINLIAGGERMVYARMTGRENLWYFGQLYDVPRAVLKRRIDELLDLVGLRDAAGTLVERYSRGMRQRLSIARGLINAPAYLLLDEPTLGLDAPIARDLRGVVADLAEGGVGVLLTSHYLAEVEQLCRHVHVIDRGALVAAGSPAELTAGTRLPYSVELTLTEPAPDATKAVDELAARAGAEVRHDTDLDGRPRVTLRHPDDLAGELTTTVVRAGGAIARVEVAPPTLEDAILAMAAR, from the coding sequence GTGAACGCCGGCATCGTCACCGACCGGCTGACCAAGACGTTTCCGCCGCCGAGCCGCCTGTTCCGCAGGCGAGGGCCGGCCGGGCCGCCCGCCGTCGACGGGCTGTCGCTGTCGATCCCGCCCGGCGCGGTGACCGGGCTGCTGGGGCTCAACGGCGCAGGCAAGACCACGACCATCAAGATGCTCGCGACGCTGCTGCGCCCCACCTCGGGGTCGGCCACGGTGGACGGGCTCGACGTGGTACGGGACGCCCGCGAGGTGCGCCGTCGGATCAACCTCATCGCCGGCGGCGAGCGCATGGTGTACGCGCGGATGACCGGCCGGGAGAACCTCTGGTACTTCGGGCAGCTCTACGACGTGCCGCGCGCGGTGCTCAAGCGCCGGATCGACGAGCTGCTCGACCTCGTGGGGCTGCGCGACGCGGCCGGCACGCTCGTCGAACGCTACTCGCGCGGCATGCGGCAGCGGCTCAGCATCGCGCGCGGGCTGATCAACGCGCCGGCGTACCTGCTGCTCGACGAGCCCACCCTCGGCCTGGACGCGCCGATCGCCCGCGACCTGCGCGGCGTCGTGGCCGACCTGGCCGAGGGCGGGGTGGGCGTGCTGCTGACCTCGCACTACCTCGCCGAGGTCGAGCAGCTGTGCCGCCACGTCCACGTGATCGACCGCGGCGCGCTCGTCGCGGCCGGCAGCCCGGCGGAGCTGACCGCGGGCACCCGCCTGCCGTACAGCGTCGAGCTCACCCTCACCGAGCCCGCACCCGACGCGACCAAGGCGGTGGACGAGCTGGCCGCCCGCGCCGGCGCCGAGGTGCGGCACGACACGGACCTCGACGGCCGGCCGCGGGTCACCCTCCGCCATCCGGACGACCTCGCGGGCGAGCTCACCACCACCGTGGTACGCGCGGGCGGCGCGATCGCCCGCGTCGAGGTGGCGCCGCCGACGCTCGAGGACGCGATCCTCGCGATGGCCGCGCGGTGA
- a CDS encoding ABC transporter permease, which translates to MPTALPTMRRNWLVTMRAYPWTYFIGTVATGVLTVGLAYLAFHAIGGGQVSPTFLADGGTGDYLGYVTVGAAALMFSTRMVLWVAKAQITEQREGTLESQLLAPARRLPYLVGVGLQALTTTVAEVAVMLAFAVAIGVRLPAPDPLALLCAAAASAVAVFGISIPLSAVMISVGEAHITQNTLFVGMALLCGFTFPPALLPDPLRWLGEALPLTSGLRALRDAALHHAPVTAVLPDLLLCAGLGLAYLAVGLRLLGPAERVAVRRGGAA; encoded by the coding sequence GTGCCGACGGCATTGCCCACGATGCGCCGCAACTGGCTGGTGACCATGCGGGCGTATCCCTGGACCTACTTCATCGGCACGGTCGCCACCGGCGTGCTGACGGTGGGCCTCGCCTATCTCGCCTTTCACGCGATCGGGGGTGGCCAGGTCAGCCCGACCTTCCTGGCCGACGGCGGGACCGGCGACTACCTGGGGTACGTGACGGTCGGCGCGGCGGCGCTCATGTTCAGCACGCGGATGGTGCTCTGGGTCGCGAAGGCGCAGATCACCGAGCAGCGCGAGGGCACCCTCGAAAGCCAGCTGCTGGCGCCGGCGCGGCGCCTGCCGTACCTCGTCGGTGTGGGCCTGCAGGCCCTGACCACGACGGTGGCCGAGGTCGCGGTGATGCTCGCCTTCGCGGTCGCCATCGGGGTCCGCCTGCCGGCGCCCGACCCGCTCGCGCTGCTCTGCGCGGCGGCCGCGTCGGCGGTCGCGGTCTTCGGCATCTCGATCCCGCTCAGCGCCGTGATGATCTCCGTCGGCGAGGCGCACATCACGCAGAACACGCTGTTCGTCGGCATGGCGCTGCTCTGCGGGTTCACGTTTCCGCCGGCGCTGCTGCCCGACCCGCTGCGGTGGCTGGGCGAGGCGCTGCCGCTGACCTCCGGGCTCCGCGCCCTGCGGGACGCCGCCCTCCACCACGCGCCGGTCACGGCGGTCCTGCCCGACCTGCTGCTCTGCGCCGGCCTCGGGCTGGCCTACCTCGCGGTCGGGCTGCGCCTGCTCGGCCCGGCCGAACGGGTCGCCGTGCGGCGGGGCGGTGCCGCGTGA
- a CDS encoding winged helix-turn-helix transcriptional regulator, with amino-acid sequence MYIGRVADETCGVAQAAAVMGDWWNLLVLREVARGHVRFDALVAELGVSRKVLTERLTHLVAHGIVAKVPYQERPPRYEYRLTPRGQSFLPVLVSMQDWADRWLLGDGSLSATAAVDSPEAVRTRALPGGTVPADLTLVDSGGAPRDPVSPDAPVTVLFTYPATGRPNPLPAGWDDIPGTIGCTLENRLFRDRWPRFAAAGAAVHGVSTQRPEEQAAFAEAEGVPFPLMSDVDLRLAAALRLPTARIGQQPRLKRAVLVVTRDRTVRHAIFPVTDIPAAVEEALTIATAAAHAL; translated from the coding sequence ATGTACATAGGTCGGGTGGCGGACGAGACCTGCGGTGTCGCCCAGGCCGCCGCGGTGATGGGCGACTGGTGGAACCTGCTCGTGCTCCGCGAGGTGGCCCGCGGCCACGTGCGCTTCGACGCGCTCGTCGCCGAGCTGGGCGTCTCGCGCAAGGTGCTCACCGAGCGCCTCACCCACCTCGTCGCGCACGGCATCGTCGCGAAGGTGCCCTACCAGGAGCGCCCCCCGCGGTACGAGTACCGCCTCACCCCGCGCGGGCAGTCCTTCCTCCCGGTGCTGGTGAGCATGCAGGACTGGGCCGACCGCTGGCTGCTGGGCGACGGCTCGCTCAGCGCCACCGCGGCCGTCGACAGCCCGGAGGCGGTCCGCACCCGCGCGCTGCCCGGCGGCACGGTGCCCGCGGACCTCACGCTCGTCGACTCCGGCGGCGCCCCGCGCGACCCGGTGTCGCCCGACGCGCCGGTCACGGTGCTGTTCACCTATCCGGCGACCGGCCGGCCCAACCCGCTGCCGGCCGGCTGGGACGACATCCCCGGCACGATCGGTTGCACGCTGGAAAACCGGCTCTTCCGCGACCGCTGGCCGCGGTTCGCCGCCGCCGGCGCCGCCGTGCACGGCGTGAGCACGCAGCGCCCCGAGGAGCAGGCCGCGTTCGCCGAGGCGGAGGGCGTACCCTTCCCGCTGATGTCCGATGTGGACCTGCGCCTGGCCGCCGCCCTGCGCCTGCCGACCGCCCGCATCGGCCAGCAGCCGCGCCTCAAGCGCGCGGTGCTCGTGGTGACGAGGGACCGCACCGTGCGGCACGCCATCTTTCCGGTCACCGACATCCCGGCGGCGGTGGAGGAGGCGCTCACCATCGCCACGGCCGCCGCGCACGCGCTGTAG
- a CDS encoding molybdopterin-dependent oxidoreductase, which produces MSATRTVHGACNLCEAICGLRFTVEGGRITAVKGDPDDPLSRGHICPKALALGDIQEDPARLRGPVRRTAEGWQDISWDEAYDLVVAKLLATSRRYGRDAVAVYLGNPSVHNYGILTHGRHFLGQLRTRNRYSATSVDQLPHQLVAHWLYGHQLLIPIPDIDNTSYFLVLGANPLASNGSLMTVPDVRRRLADLRARGGKLVVFDPRRTETAAIADEHHFVRPGTDAALLFALLHCVLADGPATPTAGVDGLDAVRDAVAGFTPERAAAVTGVEAGVIRRVASEFAGAGAAACYGRIGVSIQRFGALSQWAIQLLNLATGNLDRPGGTLFTRPAVDLVGGGLVGPGHYDRWRSRVRGLPEFAGELPVAALAEEMLTPGDGQVRALVTVAGNPVLSTPNGAQLDRALAGLDFMVAVDLYVNETTRHADVILPPTTALEHDHYDLVFHAFAVRNTSRYSGAVLPKPDGARHDWEIFTELARRYRRASGGRRRWRADLRRGLLMRLRPDQLIALGLRTGPYRLRLRTLRKRPSGVDLGPLRPSLPASLRTPDRRVHAAPPQLLAALGESTGELLTAPPAGELRLIGRRHLRSNNSWMHGFPRLTKGRPRHHLLMHPDDLAARDLRDGERVRVSSRVGHVDVEVEASADIMPGVVSLPHGWSHTRINDLTDDAFLDALSGNAALNGVPVTVAHSPAD; this is translated from the coding sequence ATGAGCGCCACCCGGACGGTGCACGGGGCGTGCAACCTGTGCGAAGCGATCTGTGGCCTGCGGTTCACCGTCGAAGGCGGCCGCATCACCGCGGTCAAAGGTGACCCGGACGACCCGCTGTCCCGCGGCCACATCTGCCCCAAGGCGCTCGCGCTGGGCGACATCCAGGAGGACCCGGCCCGCCTGCGCGGGCCGGTGCGCCGCACGGCCGAGGGCTGGCAGGACATCAGCTGGGACGAGGCCTACGACCTCGTCGTGGCCAAGCTCCTCGCGACCAGCCGGCGGTACGGGCGTGACGCCGTCGCCGTCTACCTCGGCAACCCGAGCGTGCACAACTACGGCATCCTGACCCACGGCCGCCACTTCCTGGGGCAGCTGCGCACCCGCAACCGCTACTCCGCCACCTCCGTCGACCAGCTGCCGCACCAGCTCGTGGCGCACTGGCTGTACGGGCACCAGCTGCTCATCCCGATCCCCGACATCGACAACACGAGCTACTTCCTGGTGCTCGGCGCCAACCCGCTCGCCTCCAACGGCAGCCTCATGACCGTGCCGGACGTCCGCCGCCGGCTGGCCGACCTGCGGGCGCGCGGCGGGAAGCTTGTGGTGTTCGACCCGCGCCGCACGGAGACGGCGGCGATCGCCGACGAGCACCACTTCGTGCGCCCGGGCACGGACGCGGCGCTGCTGTTCGCGCTGCTCCACTGTGTACTCGCGGATGGTCCTGCCACACCCACCGCGGGCGTCGACGGGCTCGACGCGGTCCGTGACGCGGTCGCCGGCTTCACACCGGAGCGCGCCGCGGCCGTCACCGGCGTCGAGGCGGGCGTGATCCGGCGCGTGGCGAGCGAGTTCGCCGGGGCCGGTGCCGCAGCCTGCTACGGGCGGATCGGCGTGTCGATCCAGCGGTTCGGCGCGCTGTCGCAGTGGGCGATCCAGCTGCTCAACCTCGCCACCGGCAACCTCGACCGGCCCGGCGGCACGCTCTTCACGCGGCCGGCGGTCGACCTCGTCGGCGGTGGGCTGGTCGGGCCGGGACACTACGACCGGTGGCGGAGCCGCGTGCGGGGGCTGCCGGAGTTTGCCGGTGAGCTGCCGGTGGCGGCGCTCGCCGAGGAGATGCTCACGCCCGGCGACGGCCAGGTGCGCGCGCTCGTCACGGTCGCCGGCAACCCGGTGCTCTCCACACCGAACGGTGCGCAGCTCGACCGCGCCCTCGCCGGCCTGGACTTCATGGTCGCCGTCGACCTGTACGTGAACGAGACCACCCGCCACGCCGACGTGATCCTGCCGCCCACGACCGCGCTCGAACACGACCACTATGACCTGGTTTTCCACGCGTTCGCGGTGCGCAACACGAGCCGGTACTCCGGCGCCGTCCTGCCAAAGCCCGACGGCGCGCGCCACGACTGGGAGATCTTCACCGAGCTGGCCCGGCGCTACCGGCGGGCGTCGGGCGGCCGCCGGCGGTGGCGCGCGGACCTGCGCCGCGGCCTGCTGATGCGGCTGCGCCCGGACCAGCTGATCGCGCTCGGCCTGCGAACGGGCCCGTACCGCCTGCGGTTGCGCACCCTCCGCAAGAGACCGTCCGGTGTGGACCTCGGGCCGCTGCGCCCCAGCCTGCCCGCCTCCCTGCGCACGCCCGACCGGCGCGTGCACGCGGCACCGCCGCAGCTGCTGGCCGCGCTGGGCGAGTCCACCGGCGAGCTGCTGACCGCGCCGCCGGCCGGCGAGCTGCGCCTGATCGGCCGCCGGCACCTGCGCAGCAACAACTCCTGGATGCACGGCTTTCCCCGCCTGACGAAAGGCCGCCCGCGCCACCACCTGCTGATGCACCCGGACGACCTGGCCGCCCGCGACCTGCGCGACGGCGAGCGCGTCCGCGTTTCCTCGCGCGTCGGCCACGTGGACGTCGAGGTCGAGGCGAGCGCCGACATCATGCCCGGCGTGGTCAGCCTGCCGCACGGCTGGAGCCACACCCGGATCAACGACCTGACCGACGACGCTTTCCTGGACGCGCTGTCCGGCAACGCCGCCCTCAACGGCGTCCCGGTCACGGTAGCCCACTCCCCCGCCGACTAA
- the ku gene encoding non-homologous end joining protein Ku, producing the protein MARSIWSGVISFGLVSVPVRLYSATHEHEVSFHQFEKGTSDRIRYRRVNERTGKEVEFDDIVKGADVGGGEYVMLDPDELDAVAPGRSRSLEVHAFVGLDEIDPVFYQKSYYLAPGSDETAKTYALLRDAMADANRAAIGTLVMRNKEYLAAIRPQDGLLVLETMYFADEVRDPQDELTNLPGKVKLRPQELAMAGQLIDSMTTPWKPDEYRDTYTDRVKELIDAKKEGAEVTLAEQAPEATNVTDLMEVLRQSVEAAKSSRGAAKSSRGAAKKTAAKKTAAKKTTSKAAAKKTTAKKASSAAKKTAAKKTTTAKKTTTAKKTTTAKKTTTAKKTTTAKKTGTAGKAKKAA; encoded by the coding sequence GTGGCGCGGTCGATCTGGAGTGGCGTGATCAGCTTCGGTCTGGTGTCGGTGCCGGTGCGGCTGTACTCGGCCACGCACGAGCACGAGGTGTCGTTCCACCAGTTCGAAAAGGGCACCAGCGACCGGATCCGGTACCGGCGCGTGAACGAGCGCACCGGCAAGGAGGTCGAGTTCGACGACATCGTGAAGGGCGCCGACGTGGGCGGCGGCGAGTACGTGATGCTCGACCCGGACGAGCTCGACGCGGTCGCGCCCGGCCGCTCGCGGTCGCTGGAGGTGCACGCGTTCGTCGGGCTGGACGAGATCGACCCCGTCTTCTACCAGAAGTCCTACTACCTGGCGCCGGGCAGCGACGAGACCGCCAAGACCTACGCCCTCCTGCGCGACGCGATGGCCGACGCCAACCGGGCCGCGATCGGCACGCTGGTGATGCGCAACAAGGAGTACCTGGCGGCGATCCGGCCGCAGGACGGGCTGCTGGTGCTGGAGACGATGTACTTCGCGGACGAGGTGCGCGACCCCCAGGACGAGCTCACCAACCTGCCGGGCAAGGTCAAGCTGCGCCCGCAGGAGCTGGCGATGGCGGGCCAGCTGATCGACTCGATGACCACGCCGTGGAAGCCGGACGAGTACCGCGACACGTACACGGACCGGGTCAAGGAGCTGATCGACGCCAAGAAGGAGGGCGCCGAGGTCACGCTCGCCGAGCAGGCGCCCGAGGCTACGAACGTCACCGACCTCATGGAGGTCCTCCGCCAGAGCGTGGAGGCCGCGAAGAGCTCCCGCGGTGCCGCGAAGAGCTCCCGCGGCGCGGCGAAGAAGACCGCGGCGAAGAAGACCGCCGCCAAGAAGACCACGAGCAAGGCGGCGGCCAAGAAGACGACGGCGAAGAAGGCTTCGTCAGCTGCGAAGAAGACGGCGGCGAAGAAGACGACGACGGCGAAGAAGACGACGACGGCGAAGAAGACGACGACGGCGAAGAAGACGACGACGGCGAAGAAGACGACGACGGCGAAGAAGACCGGGACGGCCGGGAAGGCGAAGAAGGCCGCCTGA
- a CDS encoding AraC family transcriptional regulator yields the protein MPLENEDRPSDSPYIHRVWRSRASGPARMTSIATSNWEIVFWRHEGRLHAAVRGPETTVSSVDVDDGAESWGVTFAHGSSMPHLPPARLVDSYRESPHATDARFVLCGGEWLVPDFDSAEQFVERLVRDGALVRDPLVDDVVAGGLPDVGTRSVQRRVAAATGLTQGGIRQIERARQAAVLLGEGLTPLAVVDRLGYYDQPHLSRSLQRFIGRTATELRRPQPAERPLSLLYKIEGIAGP from the coding sequence ATGCCGCTGGAAAACGAGGACCGGCCGTCGGACTCGCCGTACATCCATCGGGTGTGGCGCAGCCGCGCGTCCGGGCCCGCGCGGATGACCTCGATCGCCACGTCAAACTGGGAGATCGTGTTCTGGCGGCACGAGGGGCGGCTCCACGCGGCCGTGCGCGGTCCGGAGACCACGGTGTCCAGCGTCGACGTGGACGACGGGGCGGAGTCGTGGGGGGTCACGTTCGCGCACGGCTCCTCGATGCCGCACCTGCCGCCGGCCCGCCTCGTCGACTCGTACCGGGAAAGTCCGCACGCCACCGACGCCCGCTTCGTGCTGTGCGGCGGCGAGTGGCTGGTGCCCGACTTCGACAGCGCGGAGCAGTTCGTCGAGCGGCTGGTCCGCGACGGCGCGCTGGTGCGCGACCCGCTCGTCGACGACGTGGTGGCCGGCGGCCTGCCGGACGTCGGCACGCGGTCGGTGCAGCGGCGGGTGGCCGCCGCGACCGGGCTGACGCAGGGCGGCATCCGGCAGATCGAGCGGGCCAGGCAGGCCGCAGTCCTGCTCGGCGAAGGGCTGACGCCGCTCGCGGTGGTCGACCGGCTCGGATACTACGACCAGCCGCACCTGTCCCGCTCGCTGCAGCGCTTCATCGGGCGCACCGCCACCGAGCTGCGCCGCCCGCAGCCGGCCGAGCGGCCCTTGTCGCTTCTATACAAGATCGAGGGCATCGCCGGTCCATAG
- a CDS encoding alpha/beta fold hydrolase, producing the protein MTENARAAAVSADGTVIAFDARGEGEPLIIIDGATAYPAINPLNAELAELLSGEFRTFAYDRRGRGDSTDTAPYAIEREIEDLAALIEVAGAPATLFGWSSGGVLALDAAAAGLPVKRLVLFEPPFVVDDSRPPLPADYVERLETAIAEGRPGDAAVIFLTDAAGATPEQAEEFRQSDFWPVMEAVAPTISYDGRIMGTTMSGRPLPARRWADATVPALVMHGNDTFPGMPSAARALGEVLPNATVREVEGQQHSAPASVLAAQLRAFDR; encoded by the coding sequence ATGACCGAGAACGCCCGCGCGGCAGCCGTCTCCGCGGACGGCACCGTGATCGCATTCGACGCGCGGGGAGAGGGCGAGCCGTTGATCATCATCGACGGCGCGACCGCGTACCCCGCCATCAACCCGCTCAACGCGGAGCTCGCCGAGCTGCTGAGCGGCGAGTTCCGCACCTTCGCGTACGACCGCCGGGGTCGCGGCGACAGCACGGACACCGCGCCGTACGCGATCGAGCGGGAGATCGAGGACCTTGCCGCGCTCATCGAGGTGGCGGGCGCGCCGGCCACGCTCTTCGGCTGGTCGTCCGGCGGGGTCCTCGCCCTCGACGCCGCCGCGGCCGGCCTGCCGGTCAAGCGGCTGGTGCTGTTCGAGCCGCCGTTCGTGGTCGACGACAGCCGCCCGCCGCTGCCGGCCGACTACGTGGAGCGCCTCGAGACCGCCATCGCCGAGGGGCGCCCGGGAGACGCGGCGGTGATCTTCCTGACCGACGCGGCCGGGGCGACGCCGGAGCAGGCCGAAGAGTTCCGGCAGAGCGACTTCTGGCCGGTCATGGAGGCCGTCGCGCCGACCATCTCGTACGACGGCCGGATCATGGGCACCACGATGTCGGGCAGACCGCTGCCCGCGCGGCGGTGGGCCGACGCGACCGTACCGGCGCTCGTGATGCACGGAAACGACACCTTCCCCGGCATGCCGTCGGCCGCCCGCGCGCTGGGCGAGGTGCTGCCGAACGCCACCGTCCGCGAGGTCGAGGGCCAGCAGCACAGCGCCCCCGCCTCCGTGCTCGCGGCGCAGCTGCGCGCCTTCGACCGGTGA
- a CDS encoding dihydrofolate reductase family protein: protein MTAVGRVVVTEFISLDGVVEAPGGEDFTYPNWSFEFDRGEEGERFKVDEALGSAALLLGRRTYEGFASAWPGYEGELADKYNGMPKYVVSSTLEDPSWHHTTVLSGDLTEDVSRIKAEVDGDISVAGSIELVRGLLERDLVDELHLMTFPVVLGTGRRLFGRTPDKLAWRLAEATTVGDGVLITVLHRARQP from the coding sequence GTGACCGCCGTGGGACGCGTGGTGGTCACCGAGTTCATCTCGCTCGACGGCGTGGTGGAGGCGCCCGGCGGCGAGGACTTCACGTACCCGAACTGGTCCTTCGAGTTCGACCGCGGCGAGGAGGGCGAGCGCTTCAAGGTCGACGAGGCGCTCGGCTCGGCGGCGCTGCTGCTGGGCCGCCGCACCTACGAGGGGTTCGCGTCGGCGTGGCCGGGGTACGAGGGCGAGCTCGCCGACAAGTACAACGGCATGCCCAAGTACGTCGTCTCGTCGACGCTCGAAGACCCGTCGTGGCACCACACGACGGTGCTCTCCGGCGACCTGACCGAGGACGTGAGCCGGATCAAGGCCGAGGTCGACGGCGACATCTCGGTGGCCGGCAGCATCGAGCTGGTGCGGGGGCTGCTCGAACGCGACCTCGTCGACGAGCTGCACCTCATGACGTTTCCCGTGGTCCTCGGCACCGGCCGGCGCCTGTTCGGGCGGACGCCGGACAAGCTGGCGTGGCGGCTGGCCGAGGCGACGACGGTCGGCGACGGCGTGCTCATCACGGTGCTCCACCGCGCCCGCCAGCCGTAA